TTTAATAAATTGAGAAGTGTTTTGCTCTGCTTCTTTTTTTATTGCATCAACTATTTCAATTCCCTTAGTTTTAATTTTTTGCCAAATTGAATTTGCGGTAGAATTCATGTAATCTGTCCAATATTCCTCAAAGTTGCCTATATGATAAGCAAAAGTGAATTTCATTATTTTTATATCTACAAATCCTACTGTGCCTATTTCATTTTTCAAATCTTCCGGATCACCAAATCTGTGAACCGTTGGAGTTCCTTTTACTCTTATGTCTGGAATATGGTGTAGAATTGAATTCATTATACAACTAAAATATGGTACACCTGACTGTGTTCCATGAACTGCTATTGCTATTCTGCCATCTTTTTTCATAATATTTCTAATTGATTTTAGTACTTTGTATACATCTGGAAAAAACATCAAACCATACTGACAAACTATTTTGTCAAAATTTACATGAAAGCCAAGATTTTCTGCATCCATCTCAATAAAATCTGTATTTTTAAATTGAATTGATTTTTGTGCAATACCTAACGCTATTCGTGAGATATCTATTCCAACAAGATTTCCTGAATTCCCAAGTAGGCGTGAAATTTCTTTTGAAACTACACCAGTTCCACATGCTACATCTAATACAGAATCACTAGGTTTGATTTCTGCAGCTTTTACCAATTCTTTTGTAGATTTAAAAGGTCCAGCATCACTATTTGCCCAATTATTATGATATTGGGACGCAACAGTATTCCAATTTGCTCTAGTATTGATTTTGTATTCAATTGGATTAAACGTTGAACTCATAATTGTTTTGATAATATTATTAAAGTTAATCCTTTCTGATCAAAATATTGTTGAACTTTAGTTTATAATTTCAGAGGTATTGAGAAGATATGTATGTTTTTTTGATTAAACAAAATCAGAATAGCCAAAGCTTAAATTAATTACAATTAAACAAATCACATGACATTTTTCAAAGTGAATGTGACAATAGAAAATAAACCAGAAATAAGTGATCCTGAAGGCGATACTATATTAAATGACTTGGTTCTAAAAGATCATAACGTTTCTGTGAAAAAGGTTCGCTCTGCAAAGACACTCAAATTTGATGTAGATGCAAAAAACCGAAAGATTGCTGAAAAAATTGTAATGGATTTATGTAATGAATTTAGAATTTATAATCCACTTGTAAGTAAAGTATCTGTTGAAAGTTTTGATGCCTAACTACTTTTTACTACCTTACGGTTAAGGGCAGTGGTATCCTCAAGGGCCCCATCTATCAACAGTTTACTTCGTAAGTATTTTGCCAAGTCTGTTTCAGTTATGATTCCAACAAGATTCCCATTCTCAAGAACAAGGAGTCTACGAATATTTTTATTAATCATTTTTTGAACTGCATCCTCTATTGGAGTCATAGGTTCTACCCATCGAAAATTATGTGACATTATTTCAGAGAGAGGCACGTCTGAACTTTTCCTATCTGAAGTTGAGACTTTACGAGCAAGGTCTCTTTCTGTAACCAATCCTATCGGGGTGCCGTCTTTTATAACTACAAGGGAGCTGATTTCTTTTTCTGCAAGTAAAAATGCGACATCTTTTGCAGTCTTGTCATGTTCTATGGTAATCACGTTACGTACCATGATGTCACGTACTTGACCCATAGCTAGTACCAAAAAGTATTAGGATAAAAATGATTTCATTTTCATTCGATTCAATTTAATAATACTGTCAAGCAATGAAGAAATGTGAAAGTTGCTGTTATTGTATTTCCAGGAAGTAACTGCGATCGGGATATGCATCATGTACTTTCAGACGTCTTTAAATTAAAAACAGAACTTGTTTGGCATACTGATGAACTTCCAAAAAATATAGATGCGGTAGTTCTTCCAGGAGGTTTTTCATATGGTGATAGACTTCGTGCTGGAGTTATTGCAGCTCACAGTCCTGTAATTTCTGACATTAAAAAAATGGCAGAAAAAGGGATGCCGATTCTGGGCGTTTGTAACGGATTTCAAATTCTAGTAGAGGCAGAACTTTTACCGGGAGCACTTCTTAAAAATACATCACTTACATTCATGTGTAAATGGACTGAGATTATAGTAAAAAATAACAGGACTCCATTTACCAATAAATTAAAACTAAATCAAAGAATTCCTATTGCAATTGCTAATGGAGAAGGTAGGTATTATGCTGACAAGGAGACACTAAAATCATTAAAGAAAAACAATCAGATTGTTTTTACATATGGTGAGGAAGTAAATGGGGCCTCGCTTGATATTGCTGGATTATGCAATAAACAAGGTAATGTCGTTGGCATGATGCCACATCCTGAAAGATCTGCAGAATCTATTATTAATCCAAAGAATTCAAAACCGGCTTCATTAATTTTTGAATCCCTGTTGAATACATTGGGTGTAGCACAATGAGTCTCACTCCACAAGAACATGTTTTTCTTGAAAAGAAAATTGGTCGTAAACCTAGTCCTGTAGAATTACAGATTATTGCAGCAGAATGGTCAGAACACTGCTCATACAAATCATCAAAAAAACATTTGAAACTTTTGCCTAGAGATGGAAATAGAGTAATCTCTGGTCCAGGTTATGACTCAGGGGTTCTAGATGTTGGTGATGGTTATGTTGTAACAGTACACATTGAAAGTCACAATCATCCTTCTGCTGTTGAACCCTATGGTGGTGCGGCTACTGGTGTAGGTGGTGTTATCCGTGATATTTTATCTGCAGGAACAAGGCCAATTGCAATACTTGATGGTTTACGATTTGGTGACATTGAAAAAGATTCTCATGCAAGATGGCTTTTCAAAAATGTAGTGCGTGGAATTGCAGACTATGGTAACTGCCTTGGGATTCCAACAATTGGCGGTGAAATTGAATTTGATAAGTGTTTTACAAACTATGCACTTGTTGATGTCGCAGCTATTGGATTTGGTAAAAAAGAAAAACTCATAAAAAATAGAGCAGATAAAGACGACTTTGTTGTTTTAATTGGAGGTTCTACTGGGCGTGATGGAATTGGCGGCTCACAATTTGCATCAGATAAGCTAGAATCAGAAAACCGTTCAGCAGTTCAAATACCAGATCCATTTATAGAAAAATTGGTTATAGAAGCAATACTTGAAGCAAGAGATCAACACTGCATAAAAGCAATGAAAGACTTGGGTGGTGGAGGTCTTTCTTGCGCTATTTCCGAAACATCTGACGCATTATCTGTTGGAATAGAGATGGACGTTGCACGTATTCACAAGAGGGAGGCTAGTATGTCCCCAACAGAGTTGATGGTTTCAGAATCACAAGAGAGAATGCTTGTCATAACGGACAGACAAAAACTTCCAATATTAAAAAAAATATGTGAAAAATTCAAAGTCCCATATTCTGTTATTGGCAAAGTAAAAGAAGATAGAATGATGCAAGTCAGAGTTGAGACAAACACAATAGCAAATCTGCCTAGTAGTGTAATTGCAAATGCGCCACTTTTAGATAGATCTGCATCAAAACCAAAATATCTAAAAAAAATCAGAGAGATAAAAAAACCAAATACCCCAAAAAACCTAACTGGAACACTTCTTCAAATGCTTACAAATCCTAACATTGCAAGCAAGATCTGGGTGTATGGGCAGTATGATCATGAAGTTGGAATAAGAACTGTAATAAAACCAGGGTGCGATGCATCTGTCCTCAGATTAGATAACGGTAAATTCCTGTCCGTAAAGATTGATGGTAATTCTAAACAATGTTACATTGATCCCCGTCAAGGCGCCATAGGGTGCTTTGAAGAGGCGTGTAGAAATGTTGTTTGTACTGGCGCTACTCCAATTGGCATGGTTGATCATTTACAGTTTGGAAATCCAGAGGACCCTGAAATTTTTTGGACATTTAAAGAATCATTAGAGGGAATATCAGAATTTGCAAAATATTTTGAAATTCCATGTGTTGGAGGCAAGGTTAGTTTTTACAATGAAACAGACAACGGTCCAATAAAGCCTACTCCGTTGATTGGGGTTCTTGGGTTGATAGATAAAAAACCATTACTTGCACAAAAAATTGCAAATAACGACATGCTTGTTATTGTAGGAGAAACAAAAGATGAACTTGGTGGTTCAGAATATTATGAATATGTCCATGATATCATTGGTGGAAAATCTCCAACAGTAGATATGAAATATTCCAAACTAAATCAACAAATCGTATTGGAACTGATAAATCAAGAATTGATAAATTCTGCTCATGACTGTTCAAAAGGCGGTCTTGCAGTGGCGGTATCTGAACTATGTATTACAAATAATATGGGCTGTGTGGTATCAATAGATAAAATACCCGGCCAAAAACTAAAACCTGACGAGATTTTATTTTCTGAATCTCATTCTCGTTATCTGTTGGTTATAGACCCAAAGAACTCTGATAAAATAAAATCTCTATTAAAACAAAAAAATGTCTCATATGCGTTCATTGGTAAATTTTCTGGTTCTGGTATAATATTTAGAAACAAAACAAAAACAATTATCAATCTAAGGATTGATAAGGCACAAGACAAATGGCTAAACTCATTGGAGTCGCTGATTACTCATGGTTAAGGAAAACTGTGGAGTTGTAGGCATCTTCAGTCTTGATGGTGCAAATGTTATTCCGATGATAATTGATTCTCTAAGAGCACTTCAACATAGAGGACAAGAAGCATGGGGGGTAGCGGTTCCAAAAAAACAACCATACAAACAGCTTGGATTGGTATCCTCTGCAGTTTCAGAATTTGACAAAGTTACAAGAGAGTATGCATCTCCTGCTGCAATCGGTCACGTAAGATACTCTACTATGGGAGGAAGTAATTTGGAAAATGCTCAGCCATTAAAGGTAAAAGATCTTTGTATTGCACATAATGGTACAATATCAAACGTTGAAGAATTATCAGGAATGGTAGGAGGATGTACTTTTACACCACAAAATGCTAGTGATACGTTGATTGCTGCTAAGCGATTGGTCTCACTCATGTCAGAAAACGGTAAGCTTGGTAATGCATTATCAATTTTAAAAAATGAAATGGTAGGATCTTTTTGTTTTACTTTTGTATCTGATGACAATGCAGTATATGCAGCTCGTGATCCAAAAGGATTTAGACCAATGGTTGTTGGCTTTAGAAAAGATACTAATACATATATTGTAGCTTCAGAATCTGCTGCACTTGCAGCGGTTGGAGCACAACTAATTCGTGATGTAAAGCCAGGTGAGCTGATAAAAATTAGTAATGCTGGTTTAGAGTCTGAAATGTTTTCTGAAGAAAAAAAACCGGCTCATTGTTCGTTTGAGTTCACCTATTTTGCACATCCCTCTAGCGTTATGGAAGGTTCTAATATTTACATGGTAAGAAAAAAAATCGGACAGTATCTAGCAAGAAAGTTTCCAATTAAAGATGCAGATATAGTAATTCCTGTACCTGATTCAGCAAGACCTGCAGCACTAGGATATGCTCAGGAGTTGGGAATTCAATTTGAAGAAGGTTTGTTAAAAGATAGATACAGTAGAAAGGGGCCATTACGAAGTTTTATTGAACCGCATCAAAGTGATAGAGTAGAAATAAACCGTTGGATAATACCGATTACCCAAGTTATTGATGGTAAACACGTAGTTGTAGTTGACGACAGTCTTGTGAGAGGAACAAGCTCAAAGGCGATCATCAAGGCCTTGCGACGTGCAGGAGCAAAAAAAATTAGTATGGTAATAACATTTCCGCCAATAAAATACCCGTGTTATGCTGGAATCGATTTTCCTTCACAAGAAGAACTTGTGACGTTTTTTGATAAAAGTGGTGAATATTCTGAAGAAGAAATGGTAGAAAAAGTACGACAAGTTGTTGGTGCAGATTTCTTGGGATATAATGATGCAAAAAATTTGGCAAACGCGATTGGAATAGATACTAATTCTATGTGCTTTACTTGTTCTACTGGTGATTATTCTCCGCTTGGAATAAAACCTATCTTTAAGAGCAGAGCTGAAATTAAAGGCGAATAAATTGGAATTAGCATATGTGTTGGTAAAAGCCAAAATGGGACACGAGGTAGATGTTATGAATGCCATTTTGAAAATAGATGGTGTAAAGGAGGTTCTTGGAACTTATGGTCAATACGATATCTTTGTAAAAGTTCAAGTTCAAACAAGAAAGGAGATTGAACTAATAATTACTAAAAAGATCCGTAGGGTTAGTAACGTTCTATCTACCACCACTCTTTCTGTTATACCTAGTCAAGACTATAAATAGACTTTATAATTAACCATAAATTATTTTATTTTATGAGAAAAGATTTTCTTGCAGTAATATGTGGTGGTATTGTTATCGTTGTAATAGTTACAGTCTTGTTAATTGTACAAGGACCAACTGAGAAATATGCTATATTTTTAGATCCTTTCAAGGATAAGCAATCACTGGTTACTGATACTCATGTAACAGTTCGAAATATAGGAAAAGAGTCTCTTACTAATGTAAGAGTGGACTATGGAGGGAGTAGCAAACCTGATATTATTCCATTGTTAAAACCTGGAGAAAAAGTAATACTCTCACCATCTGCAGGAAGTGATCTTCAGGAAGTTACTGTAACAACAGATCAGGGAGTCAATGTTACTAAACCATATAGAACTCCCATAAATATGCCAGGCATGATGGGTTCCTAACAGAACGTATTTTGTATCAGTTTAAATCTAACGCTGATCAACGACGCGTGTTTGAAGTTTCTTCGTTCAGGTAAGGTAAAAGACATTTATGAATTAGATGATGGAAATTTGCTTTTCCATTTTAGTGATAGGGTTTCTGCATTTGATGTAAAGTTTCCTACTCCCATTCCAAGAAAAGGAGAAGTTCTTTGCAAATTTGCTGAATTCTGGTTCAAAAAAATTCAGACACCAAATCACTATGTAAGAACAGAAACAAAAGACAAAATAGTTGTAAAAAAAATGGAAATGATTCCAATAGAATGTGTTGTTAGAGGATATTTCTATGGGAGTCTGATTCAGAGATGGAAGGAAGGTCAAGTCACAATCCCGAAAAATACTGATACTAGAATTGCGGCAAAGATGCCTGAACCTGTATTTGATCCTACAACAAAATCGGAAACACATGATCTTCCAATTACCAAAAACATGGCTATTGATATGGGTCTTATCAGCTCAAAAGATTATGATTGGTTAGAAGAAACATCTATTAATATTTACAAAAACATGTCTAAAATATCAGAAAAAGCTGGATTCATCTTAGCTGATTTGAAATTAGAATTTGGAAAATCATCTAATGAAATATTGTTAGGTGATTCTATTGGTCCTGATGAATATAGAATGTGGCCAAAGGTTGCATATCAAGTAGGTAAAATACAAGAAAGTTTTGACAAGCAACTTTTACGTGATTGGTTGGCAACACATGGGTATCAAAAAAAGTTTGAAGACGATAGAAATGCTGGTAAAGCACCAATAGCACCAGAATTGCCATCCGAACTATCGCATGAAATGTCATCTAGGTACATTACTGCATACGAACGTATTACTGGTAACTCACTTTAACTCGAATTTCAATTTAGACCGAACCTTAAAATTTCTTATTTTGCTAATTATGTGATATCATGATGACCAGAATTTCCCAAAATGTTATTTTTTACAAAATTTTTGGGAATTTTTGTAATGGTACTATATGTATAAGAATGGTATAATATTGATAATTATACTAGCATGTTAGTGAGTATAAAGTATTCTTAATAGTAGTAGTGATATATTTTTAAAACCTTAATAATATTTTTAGTAACATAAAAAAAAGTAACATATTAGATAACAAAATATGATGTCATGATCTTTTAGTAATAATTATAATTCAAAGGAGGAAATGTCGACCTTACTCCAAAAAGAAATCAAAATAAATAGAATCGTTACAACTAACATAGAGCAGGCAAAAGCACTAGATGACCCTGCAAGAATTAAGATCCTGCAAATTCTATATCATAAACAATTTTCTGCAGAACAAATAGTGGAAGAATTGCACAAAACTGGTTACAATAAAGCTACCACTACAATCAGACATCATTTGGATGTTTTAAAACGGGCAGGTCTTGTGGAAATTGTAAAAATGGAAGAAATTCGAGGAGCTGTAATGAAATTTTATGGAACATCAATTAAGCTTCTGGGATATGATGTACCTCCAAACTTTGATTCTGATTATTCTAAAACAATAGATGATGCATCTATAACGATACAAAAGATGATAAAAAATATTGTTCAAAATAATATATCAAAATCAAAAAAGAAAAATATTGAAAAACGTACTAGTGCAGAACAAAACTATGACCAATACCTCTTAATAGAAATAGTAAATAGGGCACTAACAAAAGTCTTAGAAAATCATAGTTCTAATTTTATACAAAAAAAGTAAATTATTCTAGTTTATGTCAATAGAAAAAACTCCTTTTGAATCTGGATTTTGTAGAGTTTTGATCATTTGACGAGGAATGGAATTTGAAGCCAGATCACAATTAATTGCCAATGTCCTAGGGCAGATAAAAGAGCTTTTTCTAATTACAATGTCATGAGGATTTGTTAAAATTAAATTCTCATGGCCGTTACCTTTGACCTTAAAGGAAACATCTTTTACTGATATTGTAAAAAAAATTTCTGATTTAGAATTTAGCATAAGAGTTTTCATTTGTTCTGGTATGTCATTACAACCACAAGATGCTTCAACTCCAATGATACAATCTCCATTTAATGTAAGATTTGGTTCTGTTGTTATCTCAATTGTTTTTGGATGAAGTGATCTAATATTTTTGTGACCGTTAAACAAGATCTCAAAATGCATGATCGCACATCTGTATAGACTTAAATTAAACCTTCAAAGGTATGAAAATTGAAATGTTACCAGCGGCTGCAGGTTATGATAGAGCAATTACTGTTTTTTCACCAGATGGAAGACTTTACCAGGTTGAATATGCAATTGAAACAGTAAGACGTGGAACACTTGCAATTGGGATAAAATGTAAAGATGGAATAATTCTTGCAGTTGAAGAAAAACCAAGAAAATTACAAAATTCAGAAATCACGCAAAAGATATTTCAAGTAGATGATCATATAGGAGTTGCTGCTGCAGGATACATTCCTGATGCTAGGTCACAAGTTGATAATGCAAGATTTTTTTCACAATCAAACAGAATGATTTATGATGAACCAATAGAGGTAGAATCAGTAGCAAAACATCTTGCAGATCAATGTCAACAATTCACTCAATATGCTGGAGTTAGGCCTTTTGGAGTGGCATTGATTATTGCTGGAATAGACAAGAGTGGAAGTTCAGTATTTCTGACTGATCCAAGTGGCACATACATCTCATACGATGCGGTTGCTATTGGTTCTGGTTCAGATCAGGTAACCGAATACCTAGAAAAATATTACAAAAAAGATATGTCATTAGAAGAAGCAGCAGAACTTGCCATTGAATCAATATATCTTGTAAGTGAAGAAAAAGAAGGTACAAAACATGTTAAAATGGCACAAATACTAAACAACACAAAGGTTCTAACAAAAACTTTAGAAAAAGATATTGAAAAATATGCTATAAAGGCAAAAGATTCTGCAGCTAAAAGACAAAAATAATCTCTACTATTTTATAATCCAACAGAGGATTTTATTTCATTGAAACTTTCAATTGCAATTCCAGATTCTTCAGTAAGTGATGAATCAACAAATCTTGGTAAATCAACAAAAATTTCTTTAATAGCTAGGGCATGTGCAATTTTTCGTGTACAATCTATTTACATTTATCATGAAAGCTCTGGAAGTGATAGCGATAGAACATTAATACGCACCATTTTAAAATATCTTGAAACACCGCAATATCTTAGAAGAGGACTTTTCCAAAGAATTTCAGAACTACGGTTTGCTGGAAGCTTAAGTCCATTAAAAATTCCACATCATTCTTACACATCAGATTCAAGACAAGTAAAAGCTGGAGACATAAGAGAAGGAATGATAGTTTTTGCAAGAGGTAAAAAATCTGTAGATGTAGGACTTGAACAACTCATTTTGTATTCTGGACATGATGAAGTAGGAAAAAGAGTCACAATGCAATTTAAGGCTGGATATCCAGAACTTTTGGCAAAGCAAATCTCTAGAAACGAAATTAAGCAATATTGGGGATATGAGGTAAAAGAAAGCGCAAATTTACGTGCACTTCTTTCTGGATGGAATTCTAATGTGATATTGACCTCAAGAAAAGGCAAACCCATACACAAAGCACAAAATTATTTCGATGAAATTTCAAATAATCCAGTACTGGTTGTGTTTGGTACTCCTGAACGAGGAATACATGAAATTCTTGGAGTGTCGATAAAAGAAATTCCAAAATCACAGAATCTTAATTTCTTTCCTGAACAGGCTACTGAAACTGTACGACTAGAAGAAGCAATCCTTGGTACTTTGGCGATCTTAAATGTTCTTACTCGCAAGTAAGTTTATTATTGTTTTATAGAATAATTTTTTATTGTCTAAACAAAAACGCATATTACTTTTTGCAATAATTGCTGGTTTAGCTGGTGTTGTAATAGGTGGTATTGTTATTGTGTTTATGATTTCACATTTATAATTTTTAGATCGTTTTTGCAAAAAATTACTATAATTTGGTATTTTAAATAGTAGACTTATAATGGGGTTTACGACATTTAGCGTTTATCAATGGGCCATAGAAAACATAGTCAGCCAAGGCGAGGAAGTCTTGCATATCTTCCAAGAGGTAGAGCAAAGAGCATGGAAGCGAGAATTCGTACTTGGCCACAAGAAGAAGGCGATCAGCCAAAACTCTTGGCGCATGCTGGATTCAAAGCCGGTTGTATTAGAATAGCAAGTATTGATGATCGAGATAAAACTCCAAACTTTGGCAAACAACTTGTTAGCCTTGGAACCGTAGTTGTCACACCGCCAATTGTTATAATTGGAGTTAGAGGATATTCAAAAGATAGATACGGTATTGATTCTTCTTTTGATGTTTATGCAAAAGAATTACCAAAAGAATTGCCTAGGCTATTTACAGCAAAATCTGACGAAAAAAGTCTTGAACATGCAGAAAAATCACTTGGAAGAATTGATGAAATTTTTGCCATTGCAGCCATTTTGCCAGGACAAGCAGGTATTGATCAAAAAAAACCTTATGTTTTTGAGATAGCAGTAAAAGGTGGAGATATACAAAAACAATTTGCGTTTGTTAAAGATCTTTTAGGTAAAGAAGTTAAAGTTGATCAAGTTTTTCAAAAAGGCGCTGATGTTGATATTGCAGCCATAACAAAAGGTAAAGGAATTGAAGGCCCGATTACAAGATGGGGAGTAAAAAAGAAACAACACAAATCAAGAAAAAGTGTAAGAGCACTTGGTACATTAGGTCCAATTAGTCCGGCAACTATCATGTATACTGTTCCAAGAGCTGGTCAACGAGGTTTTCATCAAAGAACACAATACAACAATAGGATAATGATAATGAGTAACACACAAAATTCTGAATTCAAAATTAATCCTGCAGGAGGATTCAAACATTTTGGATTAGTAGAAGGAGATTTTGTTGTAATACGAGGTTCAATTCCAGGAACTTATAGAAGATTAGTTAAACTACGTTCTCCAATGCGTCACAGAACTTCTAAAATTACACAGCCAAAAGTTTTGGAGATAATGATATGACCATACAAGTATTTTCAATAAATGGCTCAAAACAAGAAGAGATCGAATTACCACTTGTTTTTTCTACACCACTGCGAACAGATCTTTTACATCGTGCATACATAAATTTAGAATCACATAAGTTTCAAACTCAAGGACGATATCCACTTGCTGGTATGAATGTTGTAGCAGAATCAAATAGTCCTCCAACAGGTCATCATCAATCAAGAGTTGCTAGGATGCATGGAGGTGGTGGTGGTAGACAGGGCCAAGGTGGCGGTGTTGCAATGGTGCGAGGTGGAAGACAAGCACATCCTCCTACCACAGAAAAAGTGACTTACAAGATGTTAAATAAAAAAGAAAATAAACTTGCTTTGTGTTCTGCAATTGCGGCAACTACATCTGAATCACTAGTAAAATTACGTGGTCATAAAATTGAT
This genomic stretch from Nitrosopumilaceae archaeon harbors:
- the purL gene encoding phosphoribosylformylglycinamidine synthase subunit PurL translates to MSLTPQEHVFLEKKIGRKPSPVELQIIAAEWSEHCSYKSSKKHLKLLPRDGNRVISGPGYDSGVLDVGDGYVVTVHIESHNHPSAVEPYGGAATGVGGVIRDILSAGTRPIAILDGLRFGDIEKDSHARWLFKNVVRGIADYGNCLGIPTIGGEIEFDKCFTNYALVDVAAIGFGKKEKLIKNRADKDDFVVLIGGSTGRDGIGGSQFASDKLESENRSAVQIPDPFIEKLVIEAILEARDQHCIKAMKDLGGGGLSCAISETSDALSVGIEMDVARIHKREASMSPTELMVSESQERMLVITDRQKLPILKKICEKFKVPYSVIGKVKEDRMMQVRVETNTIANLPSSVIANAPLLDRSASKPKYLKKIREIKKPNTPKNLTGTLLQMLTNPNIASKIWVYGQYDHEVGIRTVIKPGCDASVLRLDNGKFLSVKIDGNSKQCYIDPRQGAIGCFEEACRNVVCTGATPIGMVDHLQFGNPEDPEIFWTFKESLEGISEFAKYFEIPCVGGKVSFYNETDNGPIKPTPLIGVLGLIDKKPLLAQKIANNDMLVIVGETKDELGGSEYYEYVHDIIGGKSPTVDMKYSKLNQQIVLELINQELINSAHDCSKGGLAVAVSELCITNNMGCVVSIDKIPGQKLKPDEILFSESHSRYLLVIDPKNSDKIKSLLKQKNVSYAFIGKFSGSGIIFRNKTKTIINLRIDKAQDKWLNSLESLITHG
- the purQ gene encoding phosphoribosylformylglycinamidine synthase subunit PurQ, which codes for MKVAVIVFPGSNCDRDMHHVLSDVFKLKTELVWHTDELPKNIDAVVLPGGFSYGDRLRAGVIAAHSPVISDIKKMAEKGMPILGVCNGFQILVEAELLPGALLKNTSLTFMCKWTEIIVKNNRTPFTNKLKLNQRIPIAIANGEGRYYADKETLKSLKKNNQIVFTYGEEVNGASLDIAGLCNKQGNVVGMMPHPERSAESIINPKNSKPASLIFESLLNTLGVAQ
- a CDS encoding Lrp/AsnC ligand binding domain-containing protein → MELAYVLVKAKMGHEVDVMNAILKIDGVKEVLGTYGQYDIFVKVQVQTRKEIELIITKKIRRVSNVLSTTTLSVIPSQDYK
- a CDS encoding winged helix-turn-helix domain-containing protein, producing MSTLLQKEIKINRIVTTNIEQAKALDDPARIKILQILYHKQFSAEQIVEELHKTGYNKATTTIRHHLDVLKRAGLVEIVKMEEIRGAVMKFYGTSIKLLGYDVPPNFDSDYSKTIDDASITIQKMIKNIVQNNISKSKKKNIEKRTSAEQNYDQYLLIEIVNRALTKVLENHSSNFIQKK
- a CDS encoding DUF371 domain-containing protein; this encodes MHFEILFNGHKNIRSLHPKTIEITTEPNLTLNGDCIIGVEASCGCNDIPEQMKTLMLNSKSEIFFTISVKDVSFKVKGNGHENLILTNPHDIVIRKSSFICPRTLAINCDLASNSIPRQMIKTLQNPDSKGVFSIDIN
- a CDS encoding methyltransferase domain-containing protein; the protein is MSSTFNPIEYKINTRANWNTVASQYHNNWANSDAGPFKSTKELVKAAEIKPSDSVLDVACGTGVVSKEISRLLGNSGNLVGIDISRIALGIAQKSIQFKNTDFIEMDAENLGFHVNFDKIVCQYGLMFFPDVYKVLKSIRNIMKKDGRIAIAVHGTQSGVPYFSCIMNSILHHIPDIRVKGTPTVHRFGDPEDLKNEIGTVGFVDIKIMKFTFAYHIGNFEEYWTDYMNSTANSIWQKIKTKGIEIVDAIKKEAEQNTSQFIKNEKIEFPWDVLIATASR
- the purF gene encoding amidophosphoribosyltransferase; this translates as MVKENCGVVGIFSLDGANVIPMIIDSLRALQHRGQEAWGVAVPKKQPYKQLGLVSSAVSEFDKVTREYASPAAIGHVRYSTMGGSNLENAQPLKVKDLCIAHNGTISNVEELSGMVGGCTFTPQNASDTLIAAKRLVSLMSENGKLGNALSILKNEMVGSFCFTFVSDDNAVYAARDPKGFRPMVVGFRKDTNTYIVASESAALAAVGAQLIRDVKPGELIKISNAGLESEMFSEEKKPAHCSFEFTYFAHPSSVMEGSNIYMVRKKIGQYLARKFPIKDADIVIPVPDSARPAALGYAQELGIQFEEGLLKDRYSRKGPLRSFIEPHQSDRVEINRWIIPITQVIDGKHVVVVDDSLVRGTSSKAIIKALRRAGAKKISMVITFPPIKYPCYAGIDFPSQEELVTFFDKSGEYSEEEMVEKVRQVVGADFLGYNDAKNLANAIGIDTNSMCFTCSTGDYSPLGIKPIFKSRAEIKGE
- the purC gene encoding phosphoribosylaminoimidazolesuccinocarboxamide synthase, which encodes MKFLRSGKVKDIYELDDGNLLFHFSDRVSAFDVKFPTPIPRKGEVLCKFAEFWFKKIQTPNHYVRTETKDKIVVKKMEMIPIECVVRGYFYGSLIQRWKEGQVTIPKNTDTRIAAKMPEPVFDPTTKSETHDLPITKNMAIDMGLISSKDYDWLEETSINIYKNMSKISEKAGFILADLKLEFGKSSNEILLGDSIGPDEYRMWPKVAYQVGKIQESFDKQLLRDWLATHGYQKKFEDDRNAGKAPIAPELPSELSHEMSSRYITAYERITGNSL
- a CDS encoding CBS domain-containing protein, with the protein product MGQVRDIMVRNVITIEHDKTAKDVAFLLAEKEISSLVVIKDGTPIGLVTERDLARKVSTSDRKSSDVPLSEIMSHNFRWVEPMTPIEDAVQKMINKNIRRLLVLENGNLVGIITETDLAKYLRSKLLIDGALEDTTALNRKVVKSS
- the psmA gene encoding archaeal proteasome endopeptidase complex subunit alpha, which codes for MLPAAAGYDRAITVFSPDGRLYQVEYAIETVRRGTLAIGIKCKDGIILAVEEKPRKLQNSEITQKIFQVDDHIGVAAAGYIPDARSQVDNARFFSQSNRMIYDEPIEVESVAKHLADQCQQFTQYAGVRPFGVALIIAGIDKSGSSVFLTDPSGTYISYDAVAIGSGSDQVTEYLEKYYKKDMSLEEAAELAIESIYLVSEEKEGTKHVKMAQILNNTKVLTKTLEKDIEKYAIKAKDSAAKRQK
- a CDS encoding phosphoribosylformylglycinamidine synthase subunit PurS, with product MTFFKVNVTIENKPEISDPEGDTILNDLVLKDHNVSVKKVRSAKTLKFDVDAKNRKIAEKIVMDLCNEFRIYNPLVSKVSVESFDA